A genomic segment from Aegilops tauschii subsp. strangulata cultivar AL8/78 chromosome 1, Aet v6.0, whole genome shotgun sequence encodes:
- the LOC109744579 gene encoding Bowman-Birk type trypsin inhibitor — protein MRPQVLLAALAVIAVLAAALPLAHSQGATLCCDNCGSCTRSIPPQCTCMDTSPTGCNPACKTCSRSTVGGRNSFQCKDRVANFCKTRCTNAA, from the exons ATGAGGCCACAGGTGCTGCTCGCCGCGCTGGCCGTCATCGCCGTCCTCGCAGCAGCTCTGCCTCTCGCCCATAGCCAAG GCGCGACGCTGTGCTGCGACAACTGCGGCTCCTGCACCAGGTCCATCCCACCTCAGTGCACATGCATGGACACCTCACCAACCGGGTGCAACCCGGCCTGCAAGACCTGCTCGAGGTCCACCGTCGGCGGCCGCAACAGCTTCCAGTGCAAGGACCGCGTCGCCAACTTCTGCAAGACCCGCTGCACTAACGCCGCGTGA